A genome region from Nicotiana tabacum cultivar K326 chromosome 13, ASM71507v2, whole genome shotgun sequence includes the following:
- the LOC107803149 gene encoding CDT1-like protein a, chloroplastic produces MKGGDGSPLLSADETPAKHTSTPAKLMTSTPVLQPTKRCYMSPDGELTESPQKLVRHPPRIRSLTFDTPVKSSKVSEVIHSRESSIDDEIFDILPENLLLSIREKEQKQLEEKDPAISQAKWRKKMILSLPKFFDMIYFLFQSIKRSVITKEELMHKVLSSHLEITDRREVEEQLRLLLKIAPEWIHEMWAIA; encoded by the exons ATGAAGGGTGGAGATGGTTCGCCTTTATTAAGTGCTGACGAAACTCCAGCAAAACATACATCTACACCAGCAAAATTGATGACTTCTACACCTGTGCTCCAACCTACCAAGAGATGTTATATGAGTCCGGATGGAGAGTTAACTGAATCACCACAAAAGCTAGTTAGGCACCCTCCTCGTATTAGGTCATTGACCTTTGATACTCCTGTGAAGAGTTCAAAGGTTTCTGAAGTCATCCATAGTAGAGAATCGTCAATAGATGATGAAATCTTTGACATTCTTCCTGAGAATCTTCTGCTATCG ATCAGAGAAAAGGAGCAAAAGCAATTAGAGGAGAAAGATCCAGCTATATCCCAAGCGAAATGGCGCAAGAAAATGATTTTGAGCTTACCTAAGTTCTTCGACATGATTTACTTCCTATTTCAATCAATTAAACGTTCTGTGATTACTAAAGAGGAGCTTATGCACAAAGTACTTTCAAGCCATCTAGAGATTACTGATAGAA GAGAAGTTGAAGAGCAACTCCGGTTATTGCTAAAAATAGCTCCTGAATGGATCCATGAAATGTGGGCTATAGCATAA